A section of the Quatrionicoccus australiensis genome encodes:
- the ypfJ gene encoding KPN_02809 family neutral zinc metallopeptidase, which translates to MRLDDQRESDNIEDRRSSGGGGGLSFGGGRLGLGSIAIALVASYFLGINPMTVLNMLSGGGMPAIEQSAPAAHRPPADDQMARFVSKVLASTEDTWTDVFRANGRQYEQPKLVLFSGATPTACGTGQTAMGPFYCPGDHKVYIDLAFYQELKTRFHAPGEFAQAYVVAHEVGHHVQNLLGIADKVHNAQQRAGKVEANALSVRMELQADCLAGVWGKRTDTMKNVLEPGDLEAALTAASAIGDDRLQQQAQGRIVPESFTHGSSEQRVRWFRRGFESGDMNQCNTFKANPL; encoded by the coding sequence ACCGCCGCAGCAGTGGCGGTGGCGGCGGCCTGAGCTTCGGCGGTGGCCGTCTCGGCCTTGGCAGCATCGCCATCGCGCTGGTCGCCAGCTACTTCCTCGGCATCAATCCGATGACCGTGCTCAACATGCTCAGTGGCGGCGGCATGCCAGCCATCGAACAAAGCGCCCCGGCCGCCCACCGGCCACCGGCCGACGACCAGATGGCACGCTTCGTCTCCAAGGTGCTCGCCTCGACCGAAGACACCTGGACCGATGTTTTCCGCGCCAACGGCCGCCAGTACGAACAACCGAAGCTGGTCCTCTTCTCGGGCGCCACACCGACCGCCTGCGGTACCGGCCAGACCGCGATGGGGCCGTTCTACTGCCCGGGCGACCACAAGGTCTATATCGATCTCGCTTTCTACCAGGAACTGAAAACCCGCTTCCACGCGCCGGGCGAATTCGCCCAGGCCTATGTCGTCGCGCACGAAGTCGGGCATCACGTACAGAACCTGCTCGGCATTGCCGACAAGGTGCACAACGCCCAGCAGCGTGCCGGCAAGGTCGAGGCCAACGCCCTGTCGGTACGCATGGAACTGCAGGCCGACTGCCTGGCCGGCGTCTGGGGCAAGCGCACCGATACCATGAAGAACGTCCTCGAACCGGGCGATCTCGAAGCCGCCCTGACCGCCGCCTCGGCGATCGGCGACGACCGTCTGCAACAGCAGGCACAAGGTCGCATCGTGCCGGAAAGCTTCACGCACGGCAGCTCGGAGCAGCGCGTACGCTGGTTCCGGCGCGGCTTCGAAAGCGGCGACATGAACCAGTGCAACACCTTCAAGGCCAACCCGCTCTAG
- a CDS encoding protein disulfide oxidoreductase — protein sequence MSDKKPPPRWRNWLLEGLLFAAIFIGIQLWQARDTPHGAAPAFSGQRLDGSLFQLADWHREHPGEAALIYFWADWCPVCRTTAGNVSAIANQWPLLSIASQSGDAAQIGKVMAERGYTWPTLPDPTGALMRQYGLPGVPAFIVLDPAGNIRFITLGYTSELGLRLRLWWAGLENS from the coding sequence TTGAGCGACAAAAAGCCCCCGCCGCGCTGGCGCAACTGGCTGCTCGAAGGCCTGCTCTTCGCCGCGATTTTCATCGGCATCCAGCTCTGGCAGGCGCGCGATACGCCGCACGGCGCCGCGCCGGCATTCAGCGGTCAACGCCTCGACGGCAGCCTTTTTCAACTCGCCGACTGGCACCGCGAACATCCCGGCGAGGCCGCCCTGATCTACTTCTGGGCCGACTGGTGCCCGGTGTGCCGGACCACCGCCGGCAACGTCAGCGCCATCGCCAATCAATGGCCGCTGCTCAGCATTGCCAGCCAGTCCGGCGACGCGGCACAGATCGGCAAAGTGATGGCCGAACGCGGCTACACCTGGCCGACCTTGCCCGACCCAACGGGCGCCCTGATGCGGCAGTACGGCCTGCCCGGCGTACCTGCTTTCATCGTGCTCGACCCGGCCGGCAATATCCGTTTCATCACCCTCGGCTACACCAGCGAACTCGGCCTGCGCCTGCGCTTGTGGTGGGCCGGGCTGGAGAACTCATGA